The Gammaproteobacteria bacterium genome includes a window with the following:
- a CDS encoding patatin-like phospholipase family protein has protein sequence MRPKIGLVLSGGGARGAAHVGVLKVLEQMHIPIDYIAGTSMGSIIGGLYASGMTPDEIEAALKAMDWEHIFNDDPPRQDRSFRRKRDDDLYLVKAKPGITDKGKLKFPTGAIQGQKFDLALRELTLPVSSTADFDRLHIPFRAVASDIGTGTKVVLSSGDLATAMRASMSVPGAFAATEIDGRLLVDGGITDNIPIDVARAMGADIIIAIDISSPYMPAEDVNNLFQITRQLTSIMTRANADRQIATLTERDILIVPDLGDITSSDFGRAPEAVTKGLKAADTQRDKLAQLSLSARDYQDYLAARSARPPADAPIVHFIRIGNDSTVADGMIRDRLHQQVGEPLDIVQLQQDIGNIYGLELFQTVQYDVVEEDGKTGLLVDARARSWGPNYLQFGIQLSSDERGQNSYNLGVAYLRTGINALNGEIRIGLQLGAEPLIAGEWYQPLDTLSHYFIDTSLEHSVRNISLYSSDQTHLADYRVYGTQLDLAMGREIGVYGEVRLGYRYNTGQVKLRTGTPGWPEFDFDTAKVYGRFSVDRLDNYNFPDHGWSSVLEYASSREDLGSDADFDQFTARGSKFATFGDGHVFGIGGLVYTTLNGTADIQDHYRMGGFLNLSGFADNSLSGQQAAIVAAIYYRRFTPMRLLNWYIGGSLEYGGVWEDRNDIGTDGIAAGSVFLGADTPIGPVYLGVGKAEAGHNAAFFYLGRPLFH, from the coding sequence GTGCGGCCCAAGATCGGGCTGGTCTTATCCGGTGGAGGTGCACGCGGCGCGGCACACGTCGGTGTGCTCAAGGTACTCGAGCAGATGCATATCCCGATCGACTACATCGCCGGGACCAGCATGGGCTCCATTATCGGCGGGCTGTACGCCTCGGGCATGACGCCGGACGAGATCGAAGCGGCGCTCAAGGCCATGGACTGGGAGCATATCTTCAATGACGATCCGCCCCGCCAGGACCGTTCATTCCGCCGCAAGCGGGATGATGACCTGTATCTGGTCAAGGCCAAGCCCGGTATCACGGATAAGGGAAAGCTCAAGTTTCCCACCGGGGCTATCCAGGGGCAGAAGTTCGATCTGGCGCTGCGGGAACTCACCCTGCCGGTCTCCAGCACGGCCGACTTCGACCGTCTGCACATCCCCTTCCGCGCAGTCGCCTCGGATATCGGCACGGGTACGAAGGTGGTGCTCAGTTCCGGGGATCTCGCGACGGCAATGCGGGCGAGCATGTCCGTGCCCGGCGCCTTTGCAGCCACCGAGATCGACGGACGACTGCTGGTCGATGGTGGCATCACAGACAATATACCCATCGATGTGGCGCGGGCGATGGGCGCAGATATCATCATCGCCATTGATATCAGCTCACCCTATATGCCGGCAGAGGACGTGAACAATCTGTTCCAGATCACCCGGCAGCTGACCTCGATCATGACCCGCGCCAACGCCGACCGGCAGATCGCTACGCTCACCGAGCGTGACATTCTCATCGTGCCGGATCTCGGTGATATCACCAGCAGTGATTTCGGGCGCGCACCCGAGGCGGTGACAAAGGGCCTCAAAGCCGCGGATACCCAGCGAGATAAGCTGGCGCAGCTGTCCTTGTCGGCGCGTGACTATCAAGACTATCTCGCAGCGCGTAGCGCTCGGCCCCCTGCCGACGCGCCGATCGTGCACTTCATACGTATCGGCAACGATTCAACCGTTGCCGATGGCATGATTCGCGACCGCCTGCATCAGCAGGTCGGCGAACCGCTGGATATTGTGCAACTGCAACAGGACATCGGCAATATCTATGGGCTGGAACTGTTCCAGACCGTGCAATACGACGTTGTCGAGGAAGACGGCAAGACCGGGCTGTTGGTCGACGCACGTGCGCGCAGCTGGGGTCCGAATTATCTCCAGTTCGGCATCCAGTTGTCCAGCGATGAACGGGGCCAGAATAGTTACAACCTGGGTGTCGCCTACCTGCGTACCGGCATCAATGCCCTGAATGGCGAGATTCGCATTGGGCTACAACTGGGCGCCGAGCCGCTGATTGCAGGCGAGTGGTATCAACCGCTCGACACGCTCTCACACTATTTCATCGATACGAGCCTCGAGCACTCGGTACGTAATATCAGTCTATACAGCTCAGACCAGACCCACTTGGCCGACTACCGGGTGTATGGAACACAGCTTGATCTTGCCATGGGCCGTGAAATCGGTGTCTATGGAGAGGTGAGACTCGGTTATCGCTATAACACCGGCCAGGTCAAGTTACGGACCGGTACGCCCGGCTGGCCGGAATTCGATTTCGATACAGCGAAGGTCTACGGTCGCTTCTCCGTCGACCGGCTCGACAACTACAATTTTCCGGATCACGGCTGGTCGAGCGTACTGGAATATGCGAGTTCCCGCGAGGACCTCGGCAGTGACGCGGATTTCGATCAGTTCACCGCCCGCGGCAGCAAGTTCGCAACCTTCGGCGATGGCCACGTGTTCGGCATCGGCGGGCTTGTATATACCACCCTGAACGGTACGGCTGATATTCAGGACCATTATCGTATGGGTGGCTTCCTGAATCTGTCCGGCTTTGCCGATAACTCGCTGAGCGGTCAGCAGGCAGCGATAGTCGCAGCGATTTACTATCGGCGCTTCACGCCGATGCGCCTCCTGAACTGGTACATTGGCGGCTCGCTGGAATACGGTGGTGTCTGGGAAGACAGGAATGATATCGGCACCGACGGTATTGCCGCAGGCAGCGTATTCCTTGGTGCCGATACACCGATCGGACCGGTCTATCTCGGCGTGGGCAAGGCCGAGGCGGGACACAACGCAGCCTTCTTTTACCTGGGCCGTCCACTGTTCCATTGA
- a CDS encoding PepSY domain-containing protein, translating into MKTTAVVSLAGMMALMLNVAPAYADDDIRDMNAYSEGLGLISLEQAEATALEAKPGVIDDVDLENRTFRKGWDYEIEIVDVDGKEWEVIVDAKTNEVRKITRDWF; encoded by the coding sequence ATGAAAACTACAGCAGTAGTTTCCCTGGCAGGCATGATGGCACTAATGTTGAATGTCGCCCCAGCGTATGCAGATGATGATATACGTGACATGAATGCGTATTCAGAGGGGCTTGGACTCATTTCTCTTGAACAAGCTGAAGCCACAGCGCTTGAGGCTAAACCGGGTGTGATCGATGATGTTGATCTGGAAAATCGCACCTTTAGAAAAGGTTGGGATTATGAGATCGAAATCGTTGATGTGGATGGTAAGGAATGGGAAGTGATTGTTGATGCCAAAACCAATGAGGTTCGTAAAATAACACGCGATTGGTTTTAA
- a CDS encoding FAD-dependent oxidoreductase, which yields MSTPHVVVIGSGFAALTAVRELRRGSRDVRITLVAPKAELVYYPSLIWVPAGLRKGADLNIDVSGFLAAQRVEFRAGRVTGLRDGGRTVLLENGELTNDALVIASGGRFLKALPGIEHALTICEGAAAAESIRKRLETMDSGTIALGFGTNPKEQGAMRGGPMFELLFGIDTLLRRQGRRDRFKLVFFNGAKEPGKRLGGKAVVNLLREMQKRDIATHLGHKPTGFETDRVRTEGGDVPADLILFMPGMTGPDWASEAGLSLSAGGFFQADAHCQVAGADKVYVAGDSGSFPGPDWLPKQAHIADLQAKAAAKNLLLALAGKPPIACFKCELICIVDALDRGILVYRNEKRAIVLPPCRLFHWVKRFFEWQYLRPYRQARRT from the coding sequence ATGAGTACACCGCACGTCGTCGTCATCGGATCGGGATTTGCCGCGCTCACCGCGGTGCGTGAACTGCGCCGTGGCAGTCGGGACGTGCGCATCACGCTGGTCGCCCCGAAGGCCGAACTGGTGTATTACCCGAGTCTGATCTGGGTACCCGCCGGCCTGCGGAAGGGCGCCGATCTCAACATCGATGTATCCGGTTTTCTCGCCGCACAGCGGGTCGAATTCCGTGCCGGCCGCGTAACCGGTCTACGCGACGGCGGCCGCACCGTGCTGCTGGAAAATGGCGAACTCACCAACGACGCGCTCGTCATCGCCAGTGGCGGGCGTTTCCTCAAGGCCCTGCCCGGTATCGAACACGCGCTGACGATCTGTGAAGGCGCGGCTGCGGCCGAATCGATCCGCAAACGCCTGGAAACCATGGACAGCGGCACGATTGCCTTGGGTTTCGGCACCAACCCCAAGGAACAGGGCGCGATGCGCGGCGGGCCGATGTTCGAACTGCTGTTCGGCATCGACACGCTGCTGCGCCGTCAGGGTCGCCGGGACCGCTTCAAGCTGGTGTTCTTCAACGGTGCAAAAGAGCCGGGCAAGCGCCTGGGTGGAAAGGCGGTGGTCAACCTGCTGCGCGAAATGCAGAAACGCGACATCGCCACCCACCTCGGCCACAAGCCCACCGGGTTCGAGACCGACCGGGTCAGGACCGAAGGCGGTGACGTGCCAGCCGATCTGATCCTCTTCATGCCGGGTATGACAGGGCCTGACTGGGCGAGCGAGGCCGGGTTGTCACTGTCCGCCGGCGGCTTCTTCCAGGCCGATGCACACTGTCAGGTGGCCGGCGCGGACAAGGTCTATGTGGCGGGCGATTCCGGCAGTTTCCCCGGCCCCGACTGGCTGCCCAAGCAGGCGCACATCGCCGACCTGCAGGCAAAGGCCGCCGCCAAAAATCTGCTGCTGGCATTGGCGGGCAAGCCGCCCATCGCGTGCTTCAAGTGCGAACTCATCTGCATCGTCGATGCACTCGACCGCGGCATCCTGGTCTATCGTAACGAAAAGCGCGCCATCGTCCTGCCGCCCTGCCGTCTGTTTCACTGGGTCAAGCGGTTTTTCGAGTGGCAGTATCTGCGCCCCTATCGCCAGGCCAGACGTACGTGA
- a CDS encoding DNA-3-methyladenine glycosylase I: protein MAGSDTTDTNSRCAWCGSDPLYIRYHDEEWGVPVHDDRRHFEFLVLEGAQAGLSWITILRKRENYRAAFAQFDPERVARFGKRDVERLLGNPGIVRNRLKIESAVKNARAFLAVQEAFNDFDNYVWRFVGGKPIRNRWTRLQDVPATTAESDALSKDLKKRGFSFVGSTIVYAHMQAVGMVNDHVIDCFRHRQVGRRRARYQAGRISP, encoded by the coding sequence ATGGCCGGATCCGACACGACCGATACCAACTCACGCTGCGCCTGGTGCGGAAGCGATCCCCTGTATATCCGCTATCACGACGAAGAGTGGGGCGTCCCGGTGCATGACGACCGCAGGCATTTCGAGTTTCTGGTCCTCGAGGGCGCGCAGGCGGGGCTGTCGTGGATCACGATTCTGCGCAAACGGGAGAACTACCGGGCGGCATTCGCGCAATTCGATCCCGAACGCGTCGCGCGGTTCGGCAAGCGTGACGTCGAACGACTGCTCGGCAACCCCGGCATCGTGCGCAACCGACTGAAGATCGAGAGTGCAGTGAAGAATGCGCGGGCCTTTCTGGCGGTGCAGGAGGCATTCAATGACTTCGACAACTATGTGTGGCGCTTCGTCGGCGGCAAGCCGATTCGTAACCGCTGGACCAGGCTGCAGGACGTGCCGGCGACCACGGCGGAATCGGATGCATTGAGTAAGGATCTCAAGAAACGCGGCTTCAGTTTCGTTGGTTCGACGATTGTCTATGCGCACATGCAGGCGGTCGGTATGGTGAACGACCATGTGATCGACTGCTTCCGGCACCGGCAGGTCGGGCGGCGACGTGCAAGGTATCAGGCTGGCCGGATATCGCCGTAG
- a CDS encoding MipA/OmpV family protein gives MQRELIWKGAFLSLCLTAGDCFADLPDTQITIQNAPPGTVGLGFALRRGTSPYVGVGNISSTLSDSKADLIPLYLYEGKWLFVHGTSAGAHLFGNDWLKIDALTEYRFDRLESNASDYFSGLHDRKQTIDGGLSVAVHGDWGALSTTWVNDLLGNHNGSEWDLTYRYPWQSGRWSVSPFISYIYQDSDLTDYYYGVAVDEARHDRPAYQAGSAAFWRAGINTSYHFTRRLMLFSNIAFQQVDQEIYDSPLVDEEQLNSVTFGFAYLFGNVMDDSTKQNYSARAGEWSWRVNAGYQAQGTFHRTHRGHLERSKDLDAYVGGLTLGKLLADGRYLDYWGKLSLNRRFENNYQSDFWEYNAYVMAMTSIHSPWSHRELFRYGLGVGFSYASRVPYIEQVKQGKSDRNTSHFLNYLEAQLDVPLRLLFDSHAVKNCYVGMTLIHRSGVFANSDLLNNVAGGSDMVTAHVECKR, from the coding sequence GTGCAAAGAGAACTGATCTGGAAAGGTGCTTTCTTGAGCCTGTGTTTGACAGCAGGGGACTGCTTTGCCGACCTGCCGGATACTCAAATCACCATTCAAAATGCACCACCAGGTACCGTCGGTCTGGGCTTTGCGTTACGCCGGGGCACCAGTCCCTACGTGGGTGTCGGGAATATCTCCAGTACTCTCAGCGACAGCAAGGCCGATCTGATCCCGCTTTATTTGTACGAGGGTAAATGGTTATTCGTGCACGGGACGTCAGCCGGCGCACATCTTTTTGGCAACGACTGGCTGAAGATCGATGCCCTGACTGAGTATCGTTTCGATCGCCTGGAATCCAATGCCAGTGACTACTTCAGCGGCCTGCACGACCGGAAGCAAACCATCGATGGGGGGCTGTCAGTCGCCGTGCATGGGGACTGGGGTGCGTTGTCCACTACGTGGGTGAATGACCTGCTGGGTAACCACAACGGTTCTGAGTGGGACCTTACCTACCGATATCCGTGGCAGTCCGGTCGCTGGTCAGTGTCGCCGTTTATCAGTTACATCTATCAGGACAGTGATCTGACCGACTACTACTACGGTGTCGCTGTCGATGAGGCGCGGCATGACCGGCCAGCCTACCAGGCCGGGTCTGCGGCCTTCTGGCGTGCTGGCATCAATACTTCCTACCATTTTACCCGGCGGTTGATGCTGTTTTCCAATATTGCATTTCAACAGGTCGATCAGGAGATCTATGACAGCCCCCTGGTTGACGAAGAACAGCTCAATTCGGTCACCTTCGGTTTTGCGTACCTGTTTGGCAATGTGATGGATGACTCAACCAAGCAGAACTACTCTGCGCGAGCAGGCGAGTGGTCCTGGCGCGTGAATGCGGGCTACCAGGCCCAGGGAACGTTTCATAGAACCCACAGGGGGCACCTGGAGCGCAGCAAAGATCTTGACGCGTATGTTGGTGGCTTGACATTGGGCAAGCTGCTCGCGGATGGCAGATACCTCGACTATTGGGGGAAGTTGTCGCTGAATCGTCGTTTCGAGAACAATTATCAGAGTGACTTCTGGGAATACAACGCCTATGTGATGGCAATGACCTCGATTCATTCGCCATGGAGCCACCGAGAACTGTTCCGTTACGGTCTGGGTGTCGGGTTTTCCTACGCCTCCAGGGTGCCATACATCGAACAGGTGAAACAGGGAAAGAGTGACCGCAACACCTCACATTTCCTCAATTACCTGGAGGCACAACTGGATGTGCCGCTCCGGCTCCTGTTCGACAGCCATGCGGTGAAGAACTGTTATGTCGGTATGACCTTGATACACCGCTCCGGAGTTTTCGCCAACTCCGATCTATTGAACAATGTGGCAGGTGGTTCCGACATGGTCACGGCGCACGTGGAGTGTAAGCGATAG
- a CDS encoding bacteriocin family protein has product MNDLLRDLAPISTEAWTAIEDEARRTLKTMLAARKLVDFVGPLGWGASAISLGRSERLKSDPHKGVEARLRQARPLVELRIPFELSRGELEAVGRGADDPDLDPVREAARAIALTEDKAIFHGFHDAGIGGIVAAASAARCTLSEDYTEYLGVVAEALYKLRNTGVDGPYAIALGPRCYTGLHKTLDGGYPVIEHVRRLLDGPIISAPAMDGAVVMSLRGGDFELTVGQDLSIGYLEHTAATVRLYLQESFTFRVLAPEAAVPLIYGKGKK; this is encoded by the coding sequence ATGAATGACCTGCTACGGGATCTGGCACCCATTTCCACCGAGGCCTGGACAGCCATCGAGGACGAGGCGCGGCGCACGCTCAAGACCATGCTCGCGGCCCGCAAACTGGTTGATTTCGTGGGTCCTCTGGGGTGGGGGGCGTCTGCCATCAGCCTCGGCCGCAGCGAGCGGCTGAAGAGCGATCCTCACAAGGGCGTGGAGGCGCGCTTGCGCCAGGCACGGCCACTCGTGGAACTGCGCATCCCTTTCGAGCTATCGCGGGGCGAACTCGAGGCCGTCGGTCGCGGCGCCGATGATCCGGATCTCGACCCGGTGCGGGAAGCCGCACGCGCGATTGCGCTGACTGAGGACAAAGCCATCTTTCACGGCTTCCACGATGCCGGCATCGGTGGGATCGTCGCCGCGGCCAGCGCGGCCAGATGCACGTTGAGCGAAGACTACACCGAGTACCTCGGCGTGGTGGCCGAGGCCTTGTACAAACTGCGCAATACCGGCGTTGATGGACCGTACGCCATTGCCCTAGGGCCGCGCTGTTACACCGGGCTGCACAAGACACTGGATGGCGGCTACCCGGTAATCGAGCACGTGCGGCGGTTGCTGGATGGTCCCATCATCTCCGCCCCGGCGATGGACGGCGCAGTCGTGATGAGCCTGCGCGGTGGCGACTTTGAACTGACCGTCGGCCAGGATTTGTCGATCGGCTATCTCGAGCATACGGCGGCAACGGTACGCCTGTATCTGCAGGAAAGCTTCACGTTCCGGGTGTTGGCGCCCGAGGCGGCGGTGCCGCTCATATACGGCAAAGGTAAAAAATAA
- a CDS encoding ferritin-like domain-containing protein yields the protein MAASSPGLHEAADALGPEVIDRHRAIVSIMEELEAIDWYDQRVAATDDEELAAILAHNRDEEKEHAAMVLEWLRRRDPQFDEHLRNFLFIDESPLEREHELEAGGGQSPASDGSLGIGSLRGGVKS from the coding sequence ATGGCTGCATCCAGCCCTGGTCTGCACGAGGCGGCCGACGCCTTGGGCCCCGAGGTGATCGACCGACATCGCGCAATCGTCTCGATCATGGAAGAACTGGAAGCGATCGACTGGTACGACCAGCGCGTGGCAGCGACTGATGACGAGGAATTGGCGGCCATCCTTGCGCACAATCGCGATGAGGAGAAGGAACACGCTGCCATGGTGCTGGAGTGGCTGCGCCGTCGGGACCCCCAGTTTGATGAGCATCTGCGCAATTTCTTGTTCATCGATGAATCACCGCTGGAGCGGGAACACGAACTGGAGGCAGGTGGCGGACAGAGCCCGGCTAGCGACGGCTCTCTCGGCATCGGCAGTCTGCGCGGGGGGGTGAAATCATGA
- a CDS encoding MBL fold metallo-hydrolase encodes MSDKVSGNSSPAKVWERLLRNEPIFILDVRNPDEFESWRVEGPHAAVPTLNVPYFELLDLEHEEEDVAEAVMRGVQTQLKGQLPDDRPILAVCAEGETSAYVAEGLRRLGFDAANLEGGMEAWGNFYYWRLVEENARYSLFQVVRPARGCVSHMLISDGHAAVVDPARHLETYHELAAAADARIELVLDTHLHADHLSGGPALGEHDHIPYYLHPYDAIHPMDMLPARIPYHYLEEGQVLPVGRVEIQVLHFPGHTLGMVAFLVDGRYLLDGDSIFLESIARPDLGGKAETWAPLLYASLQQMLAMPDETVILPGHFSDITVGDEHGVYRATLGELKLHNPGLLKLVEGEKAFTDYVLSSLPEFPEAYIEIKRANAGLASPDERKAQELELGKNICALGQ; translated from the coding sequence ATGTCAGACAAGGTTTCGGGCAATTCGAGTCCGGCAAAGGTGTGGGAGCGGCTGCTACGCAACGAGCCGATATTTATTCTCGATGTGCGTAACCCCGATGAATTCGAAAGCTGGCGGGTGGAAGGCCCTCATGCTGCGGTACCCACGCTCAATGTCCCCTATTTCGAACTGCTCGATCTGGAGCACGAGGAGGAGGATGTCGCCGAGGCCGTGATGCGGGGGGTGCAGACGCAGCTCAAAGGACAACTGCCCGACGATCGACCCATCCTCGCCGTCTGTGCCGAGGGCGAGACCTCCGCATACGTTGCCGAGGGGCTGCGCCGTCTGGGTTTCGATGCGGCAAACCTGGAAGGCGGCATGGAGGCCTGGGGTAATTTCTATTATTGGCGCCTGGTGGAGGAGAACGCGCGGTATTCGCTCTTCCAGGTGGTGCGCCCGGCCCGCGGCTGCGTGAGTCACATGCTGATCAGCGACGGGCACGCCGCGGTGGTCGACCCCGCCCGACACCTCGAGACCTATCACGAGCTGGCTGCCGCCGCGGACGCCCGCATCGAACTGGTGCTGGACACCCATCTCCATGCCGATCACCTCAGCGGCGGGCCGGCGCTCGGCGAGCACGACCACATTCCCTATTACCTGCATCCCTATGATGCCATCCATCCGATGGACATGCTGCCGGCCCGCATACCGTATCACTATCTGGAAGAGGGGCAGGTGCTTCCCGTCGGCCGCGTCGAGATTCAGGTGTTGCATTTCCCCGGCCATACCCTGGGCATGGTGGCCTTCCTCGTCGACGGGCGCTATCTGCTTGACGGCGACAGCATCTTTCTCGAGTCCATCGCCCGCCCGGACCTGGGTGGCAAGGCCGAAACCTGGGCGCCGCTGCTCTACGCCTCGCTGCAGCAGATGCTGGCAATGCCGGACGAAACAGTGATCCTGCCGGGACATTTCAGCGACATCACGGTCGGTGATGAGCACGGCGTCTACCGGGCCACGTTAGGAGAGCTCAAGCTGCACAATCCCGGCCTGCTGAAGTTGGTCGAGGGCGAGAAGGCCTTCACCGATTATGTCCTGTCGAGCCTGCCCGAATTTCCCGAGGCCTATATCGAAATCAAACGGGCCAACGCCGGGCTTGCCAGTCCGGATGAGCGCAAGGCGCAGGAGCTGGAGCTGGGGAAAAATATCTGTGCGCTGGGGCAATGA
- a CDS encoding Nramp family divalent metal transporter produces MTQSTSLAVREVLEGRRRGMAALLPFAGPAIVVSVAYMDPGNFATNIQAGAHYGYDLLWVVLLANLIAMLFQALSAKLGIVTERNLAELCRMHFPTPLVLVMWVISEIAAMATDLAEFIGGAIGLSLLFGLPLLVGMVITAVITYGLLLIDKFGFRPMEITIGALVGIIGLCYITELMMAPVEWLNLLGHMVTPRVPDAEALVLSAGIIGATVMPHALFLHSGLTEDRTPARTEAERVKLLRFSHIEVLVALTIAGLINLAMVVMASGAFHAGHPEVAQIETAYHTLTPILGVAAAGVFLLSLIASGIASSVVGTMSGQLVMQGFVGFAIPMWVRRLLTMIPSFVVVAWGVDATRALVLSQVALSLALPVPMLALLWFTCRRDIMGVYRNRPLIIGLAVAASTVVLSLNVIILLPLLGVDLPGLTG; encoded by the coding sequence ATGACCCAGAGCACGTCTCTCGCAGTCCGCGAGGTGCTGGAGGGTCGCCGTCGGGGGATGGCGGCGTTGCTGCCGTTCGCAGGTCCCGCGATCGTGGTGTCGGTTGCCTACATGGACCCGGGCAACTTCGCGACGAACATACAAGCTGGCGCCCACTATGGCTACGACCTGTTGTGGGTCGTGCTGCTCGCCAATCTCATCGCGATGCTGTTTCAGGCGCTGTCGGCAAAGCTCGGCATCGTGACCGAACGCAATCTAGCCGAGTTGTGCCGGATGCATTTTCCCACGCCGCTGGTCCTGGTGATGTGGGTCATCAGTGAGATCGCGGCAATGGCGACCGATCTGGCCGAATTCATCGGCGGTGCGATCGGTTTGTCGCTACTCTTTGGCCTGCCACTGTTGGTCGGCATGGTCATTACCGCAGTCATCACCTATGGCCTGCTGCTGATCGACAAATTCGGCTTCCGGCCGATGGAGATCACGATCGGTGCCCTCGTGGGCATCATCGGGCTGTGTTATATCACCGAACTCATGATGGCACCCGTCGAATGGCTCAACCTGCTGGGGCATATGGTCACACCCCGTGTGCCCGATGCCGAGGCACTGGTTCTTTCGGCCGGCATCATCGGCGCGACGGTGATGCCGCATGCCCTGTTCCTGCACTCAGGCCTCACCGAAGACCGCACGCCTGCGAGGACCGAGGCCGAGCGGGTGAAGCTGCTGAGGTTTTCCCATATCGAGGTACTCGTTGCGCTGACGATCGCCGGCTTGATCAATCTGGCGATGGTGGTGATGGCGTCCGGGGCATTTCATGCAGGGCACCCCGAGGTCGCCCAGATCGAGACCGCGTACCACACGCTTACACCGATTCTCGGTGTCGCCGCGGCGGGTGTGTTCCTGCTCTCGCTCATCGCCTCGGGTATCGCGAGTTCGGTGGTCGGGACGATGTCCGGTCAGTTGGTCATGCAGGGCTTCGTCGGCTTCGCGATTCCGATGTGGGTGCGCCGCCTCCTCACCATGATCCCGAGCTTCGTCGTGGTGGCATGGGGTGTCGATGCCACACGCGCGCTCGTCTTGAGTCAGGTTGCGCTGAGCCTGGCGCTGCCGGTCCCGATGCTCGCGCTGTTATGGTTCACCTGCCGGCGTGACATCATGGGTGTCTACCGCAACCGCCCGCTCATCATCGGCCTGGCGGTCGCGGCTTCGACCGTAGTGCTGTCGCTGAACGTCATCATTCTATTACCGCTGCTTGGTGTGGACCTGCCCGGGTTGACCGGTTAG